A region from the Pelecanus crispus isolate bPelCri1 chromosome 23, bPelCri1.pri, whole genome shotgun sequence genome encodes:
- the LOC142595804 gene encoding olfactory receptor 14A16-like, translated as MSNSSSITEFLLLAFADRRQLQLLHFWLFLGIYLAALLANGLIITAIACDHHLHTPMYFFLLNLSLLDLGSISTTVPKAMANSLWDSRAISYLGCAAQLFLFLFFRSAEYCLLTVMAYDRYVAICKPLHYGTLLGSRACVHMAAAAWGGGFLNALLHTANTFSIPLCQGNDVEQFFCEIPQILNLSCPHAYLREVGLLALSVLVAFSCFVFIVVSYVQIFRAVLRIPSEQGCHKAFSTCLPHLAVICLFVSTGMFAYLKPPSISSPPLDLVLTLLYSVVPPAVNPLIYSMRNQELKDTVWKLIDGCFSEATIFISRAVIL; from the coding sequence atgtccaacagcagctccatcactgagttcctcctcctggcatttgcagacaggcggcagctgcagctcctgcacttctggctcttcctgggcatctacctggctgccctcctggccaaCGGCCTCATCATCACCGCCATAGCCTGTGACCACCacctccacacccccatgtacttcttcctcctcaacctctcCCTCCTTGACCTGGGATCCATCTCCACCACTGTCCCTAAAGCCATGGCCAATTCCCTGTGGGACTCCAGGGCCATCTCCTACTTGGGATGTGCTGCAcagctcttcctgtttctctttttcaggtCAGCAGAGTATTGTCTTCTCACCGTCATGGCCTATGACCGCTacgttgccatctgcaaacccctgcactacgggaccctgctgggcagcagagcttgtgtccacatggcagcagctgcctggggtggTGGGTTTCTCAATGCTTTGCTGCACACAGCCAATACATTTTCCATACCCCTGTGCCAAGGCAATGATGTGGAgcagttcttctgtgaaatccccCAGATCCTCAACCTCTCCTGCCCACATGCCTACCTCAGGGAAGTTGGACTTCTTGCGCTTAGTGTCTTGGTAGCattcagctgttttgttttcattgtggtgtcctatgtgcagatcttcagggctgtgctgaggaTCCCTTCTGAGCAGGGATgccacaaagccttctccacgtgcctccctcacctggccGTCATCTGCTTATTTGTCAGCACTGGCATGTTTGCCTACCTGAagcccccctccatctcctccccacccctggacCTGGTACTGACACTTTTGTACTcggtggtgcctccagcagtgaaccccctcatctacagcatgaggaaccaggagctcaagGACACAGTGTGGAAACTGATAGATGgatgtttttctgaagcaacaATCTTCATCTCCAGAGCAGTTATACTGTAA